A genomic segment from Cygnus atratus isolate AKBS03 ecotype Queensland, Australia chromosome Z, CAtr_DNAZoo_HiC_assembly, whole genome shotgun sequence encodes:
- the TRAPPC13 gene encoding trafficking protein particle complex subunit 13 isoform X4, whose product MDVAQPKQEHLLALKVMRLTKPTLFTNIPVTCEERDLPGNLFNQLMKDDPSTVEGAEALMLGEMLTLPQNFGNIFLGETFSSYISVHNDSNQVVKDILVKADLQTSSQRLNLSASSAAVAELKPDCCIDDVIHHEVKEIGTHILVCAVSYTTQTGEKMYFRKFFKFQVLKPLDVKTKFYNAETDEVFLEAQIQNITTSPMFMEKVSLEPSIMYNVAELNTVDTAGESESTFGSRTYLQPMDTRQYLYCLKPKQEFAEKAGVIKGVTVIGKLDIVWKTNLGERGRLQTSQLQRMAPGYGDVRLSLETIPDTVNLEEPFDITCKITNCSERTMDLVLEMCNTNSIHWCGVSGRQLGKLHPSTSLHLALTLLSSVQGLQSVSGLRLTDTFLKRTYEYDDIAQVCVVSSKVKQES is encoded by the exons ATGGACGTGGCGCAGCCCAAGCAGGAGCACCTGCTGGCCCTGAAAG TGATGAGGCTAACCAAACCTACCTTATTCACTAATATTCCGGTGACTTGTGAAGAGAGAGATTTGCCAG GTAATCTATTTAACCAGCTCATGAAAGATGATCCTTCTACTGTAGAAGGAGCAGAAGCTTTGATGCTAGGAGAAATGCTGACTTTGCCTCAAAATTTTGG aaatatatttctggGAGAAACGTTTTCCAGTTACATAAGTGTACATAATGACAGTAACCAAGTTGTCAAGGACATACTGGTGAAG GCTGATCTTCAGACAAGTTCTCAGCGTTTGAATCTTTCAGCTTCTAGTGCTGCAGTGGCAGAACTTAAACCTGACTGTTGTATTGATGATGTGATTCATCATGAAGTGAAGGAAATAGGAACACACAT ctTAGTTTGTGCAGTAAGTTACACTACGCAGACAGGGGAGAAGATGTACTTCAGAAAGTTCTTCAAATTTCAG gTTCTCAAACCACTAGATGTCAAAACCAAATTCTACAATGCAGAG acaGATGAAGTGTTTCTGGAAGCTCAGATACAGAATATCACTACCTCTCCAATGTTTATGGAGAAGGTTTCTTTAGAGCCATCCATTATGTACAATGTTGCGGAACTGAACACAGTTGACACAGCAGGGGAAAG CGAGTCCACTTTTGGCTCAAGGACTTATTTACAACCTATGGATACACGTCAATACTTATACTGCCTAAAACCAAAGCAGGAATTTGCAGAGAAAGCTGGAGTAATAAAAGGTGTAACAGTGATTGGAAAACTAGACATCGTATGGAAAACGAATCTAGGTGAACGAGGAAGGCTGCAAACTAGCCAACTCCAAAGAATG GCACCTGGTTATGGTGATGTAAGGCTTTCTCTGGAGACAATACCAGACACCGTTAATCTGGAAGAACCTTTTGATATTACATGTAAAATAACAAATTGCAG TGAAAGGACTATGGATCTGGTTTTAGAAATGTGCAATACGAATTCCATCCACTGGTGTGGAGTTTCAGGAAGACAACTTGGAAAGCTGCACCCAAGTACATCTCTCCATCTTGCACTTACGTTATTGTCTTCAGTGCAGGGATTACAA AGTGTTTCTGGCTTAAGACTTACAGACACATTTTTGAAGAGAACATATGAGTATGATGATATTGCACAAGTCTGTGTAGTTTCTTCAAAAGTCAaacaagaaagctga
- the TRAPPC13 gene encoding trafficking protein particle complex subunit 13 isoform X3 has protein sequence MDVAQPKQEHLLALKVMRLTKPTLFTNIPVTCEERDLPGNLFNQLMKDDPSTVEGAEALMLGEMLTLPQNFGNIFLGETFSSYISVHNDSNQVVKDILVKADLQTSSQRLNLSASSAAVAELKPDCCIDDVIHHEVKEIGTHILVCAVSYTTQTGEKMYFRKFFKFQVLKPLDVKTKFYNAETDEVFLEAQIQNITTSPMFMEKVSLEPSIMYNVAELNTVDTAGESESTFGSRTYLQPMDTRQYLYCLKPKQEFAEKAGVIKGVTVIGKLDIVWKTNLGERGRLQTSQLQRMAPGYGDVRLSLETIPDTVNLEEPFDITCKITNCSSERTMDLVLEMCNTNSIHWCGVSGRQLGKLHPSTSLHLALTLLSSVQGLQSVSGLRLTDTFLKRTYEYDDIAQVCVVSSKVKQES, from the exons ATGGACGTGGCGCAGCCCAAGCAGGAGCACCTGCTGGCCCTGAAAG TGATGAGGCTAACCAAACCTACCTTATTCACTAATATTCCGGTGACTTGTGAAGAGAGAGATTTGCCAG GTAATCTATTTAACCAGCTCATGAAAGATGATCCTTCTACTGTAGAAGGAGCAGAAGCTTTGATGCTAGGAGAAATGCTGACTTTGCCTCAAAATTTTGG aaatatatttctggGAGAAACGTTTTCCAGTTACATAAGTGTACATAATGACAGTAACCAAGTTGTCAAGGACATACTGGTGAAG GCTGATCTTCAGACAAGTTCTCAGCGTTTGAATCTTTCAGCTTCTAGTGCTGCAGTGGCAGAACTTAAACCTGACTGTTGTATTGATGATGTGATTCATCATGAAGTGAAGGAAATAGGAACACACAT ctTAGTTTGTGCAGTAAGTTACACTACGCAGACAGGGGAGAAGATGTACTTCAGAAAGTTCTTCAAATTTCAG gTTCTCAAACCACTAGATGTCAAAACCAAATTCTACAATGCAGAG acaGATGAAGTGTTTCTGGAAGCTCAGATACAGAATATCACTACCTCTCCAATGTTTATGGAGAAGGTTTCTTTAGAGCCATCCATTATGTACAATGTTGCGGAACTGAACACAGTTGACACAGCAGGGGAAAG CGAGTCCACTTTTGGCTCAAGGACTTATTTACAACCTATGGATACACGTCAATACTTATACTGCCTAAAACCAAAGCAGGAATTTGCAGAGAAAGCTGGAGTAATAAAAGGTGTAACAGTGATTGGAAAACTAGACATCGTATGGAAAACGAATCTAGGTGAACGAGGAAGGCTGCAAACTAGCCAACTCCAAAGAATG GCACCTGGTTATGGTGATGTAAGGCTTTCTCTGGAGACAATACCAGACACCGTTAATCTGGAAGAACCTTTTGATATTACATGTAAAATAACAAATTGCAG cAGTGAAAGGACTATGGATCTGGTTTTAGAAATGTGCAATACGAATTCCATCCACTGGTGTGGAGTTTCAGGAAGACAACTTGGAAAGCTGCACCCAAGTACATCTCTCCATCTTGCACTTACGTTATTGTCTTCAGTGCAGGGATTACAA AGTGTTTCTGGCTTAAGACTTACAGACACATTTTTGAAGAGAACATATGAGTATGATGATATTGCACAAGTCTGTGTAGTTTCTTCAAAAGTCAaacaagaaagctga
- the TRAPPC13 gene encoding trafficking protein particle complex subunit 13 isoform X1: protein MDVAQPKQEHLLALKVMRLTKPTLFTNIPVTCEERDLPGNLFNQLMKDDPSTVEGAEALMLGEMLTLPQNFGNIFLGETFSSYISVHNDSNQVVKDILVKADLQTSSQRLNLSASSAAVAELKPDCCIDDVIHHEVKEIGTHILVCAVSYTTQTGEKMYFRKFFKFQVLKPLDVKTKFYNAESDLSSVTDEVFLEAQIQNITTSPMFMEKVSLEPSIMYNVAELNTVDTAGESESTFGSRTYLQPMDTRQYLYCLKPKQEFAEKAGVIKGVTVIGKLDIVWKTNLGERGRLQTSQLQRMAPGYGDVRLSLETIPDTVNLEEPFDITCKITNCSSERTMDLVLEMCNTNSIHWCGVSGRQLGKLHPSTSLHLALTLLSSVQGLQSVSGLRLTDTFLKRTYEYDDIAQVCVVSSKVKQES, encoded by the exons ATGGACGTGGCGCAGCCCAAGCAGGAGCACCTGCTGGCCCTGAAAG TGATGAGGCTAACCAAACCTACCTTATTCACTAATATTCCGGTGACTTGTGAAGAGAGAGATTTGCCAG GTAATCTATTTAACCAGCTCATGAAAGATGATCCTTCTACTGTAGAAGGAGCAGAAGCTTTGATGCTAGGAGAAATGCTGACTTTGCCTCAAAATTTTGG aaatatatttctggGAGAAACGTTTTCCAGTTACATAAGTGTACATAATGACAGTAACCAAGTTGTCAAGGACATACTGGTGAAG GCTGATCTTCAGACAAGTTCTCAGCGTTTGAATCTTTCAGCTTCTAGTGCTGCAGTGGCAGAACTTAAACCTGACTGTTGTATTGATGATGTGATTCATCATGAAGTGAAGGAAATAGGAACACACAT ctTAGTTTGTGCAGTAAGTTACACTACGCAGACAGGGGAGAAGATGTACTTCAGAAAGTTCTTCAAATTTCAG gTTCTCAAACCACTAGATGTCAAAACCAAATTCTACAATGCAGAG AGTGACCTCAGTTCTgtg acaGATGAAGTGTTTCTGGAAGCTCAGATACAGAATATCACTACCTCTCCAATGTTTATGGAGAAGGTTTCTTTAGAGCCATCCATTATGTACAATGTTGCGGAACTGAACACAGTTGACACAGCAGGGGAAAG CGAGTCCACTTTTGGCTCAAGGACTTATTTACAACCTATGGATACACGTCAATACTTATACTGCCTAAAACCAAAGCAGGAATTTGCAGAGAAAGCTGGAGTAATAAAAGGTGTAACAGTGATTGGAAAACTAGACATCGTATGGAAAACGAATCTAGGTGAACGAGGAAGGCTGCAAACTAGCCAACTCCAAAGAATG GCACCTGGTTATGGTGATGTAAGGCTTTCTCTGGAGACAATACCAGACACCGTTAATCTGGAAGAACCTTTTGATATTACATGTAAAATAACAAATTGCAG cAGTGAAAGGACTATGGATCTGGTTTTAGAAATGTGCAATACGAATTCCATCCACTGGTGTGGAGTTTCAGGAAGACAACTTGGAAAGCTGCACCCAAGTACATCTCTCCATCTTGCACTTACGTTATTGTCTTCAGTGCAGGGATTACAA AGTGTTTCTGGCTTAAGACTTACAGACACATTTTTGAAGAGAACATATGAGTATGATGATATTGCACAAGTCTGTGTAGTTTCTTCAAAAGTCAaacaagaaagctga
- the SHLD3 gene encoding shieldin complex subunit 3 — MEVVLHYRPHQRDLIELQEIAEAAVKDFPIRQLPRFTPWFPTDLCRLPLKPKKQPPVISSEEAEELKQLSSPSEYIVGSPNYDCTKNLPEFQSNTNHGQTLIQTQNVHRPINLDNQGEGEPPSNGKQKLKRSWSVSVHSPKLKEKILPLSRELQNSLERLKLHAFYRAKWTIEQSTCNNQNLEDVWIKLNRLIKHNELPSCNATIQRSVGEIWIFCDILYCEYVRNILREKLSLTDKMNLLVHKFGIIFSL; from the coding sequence ATGGAAGTGGTCTTGCATTATCGACCACATCAGAGAGATCTAATAGAACTGCAGGAAATTGCAGAAGCGGCAGTGAAGGACTTTCCTATTCGTCAGTTACCAAGATTTACACCCTGGTTTCCAACTGATTTGTGCAGACTTCCCCTCAAACCAAAAAAGCAACCACctgttatttcttctgaagaagcagaagaactAAAACAACTTTCTTCACCCTCAGAATACATTGTAGGATCTCCTAATTATGACTGCACAAAAAATCTTCCTGAGTTTCAGTCTAACACGAATCATGGTCAGACTTTAATCCAAACACAAAATGTTCACAGACCAATTAACTTGGATAATCAAGGAGAAGGAGAACCACCAtctaatggaaaacaaaagttgAAAAGGTCTTGGAGTGTCTCTGTCCATAGCCCTAAGCTTAAAGAAAAGATTCTTCCTTTATCTCGAGAACTGCAAAACAGTTTGGAAAGACTAAAACTGCATGCATTTTATAGAGCAAAGTGGACAATCGAACAGTCTACTTGTAATAATCAGAACTTGGAGGACGTCTGGATAAAATTGAACAGACTCATCAAACATAATGAACTGCCGTCTTGCAATGCTACTATCCAAAGATCTGtgggagagatatggatttTCTGTGATATATTATACTGTGAATATGTTAGAAATATTCTTAGGGAGAAGCTGAGTCTTACTGATAAAATGAATTTACTTGTACATAAATTTGGAATTATATTTAGTTTATAA
- the TRAPPC13 gene encoding trafficking protein particle complex subunit 13 isoform X2, with protein sequence MDVAQPKQEHLLALKVMRLTKPTLFTNIPVTCEERDLPGNLFNQLMKDDPSTVEGAEALMLGEMLTLPQNFGNIFLGETFSSYISVHNDSNQVVKDILVKADLQTSSQRLNLSASSAAVAELKPDCCIDDVIHHEVKEIGTHILVCAVSYTTQTGEKMYFRKFFKFQVLKPLDVKTKFYNAESDLSSVTDEVFLEAQIQNITTSPMFMEKVSLEPSIMYNVAELNTVDTAGESESTFGSRTYLQPMDTRQYLYCLKPKQEFAEKAGVIKGVTVIGKLDIVWKTNLGERGRLQTSQLQRMAPGYGDVRLSLETIPDTVNLEEPFDITCKITNCSERTMDLVLEMCNTNSIHWCGVSGRQLGKLHPSTSLHLALTLLSSVQGLQSVSGLRLTDTFLKRTYEYDDIAQVCVVSSKVKQES encoded by the exons ATGGACGTGGCGCAGCCCAAGCAGGAGCACCTGCTGGCCCTGAAAG TGATGAGGCTAACCAAACCTACCTTATTCACTAATATTCCGGTGACTTGTGAAGAGAGAGATTTGCCAG GTAATCTATTTAACCAGCTCATGAAAGATGATCCTTCTACTGTAGAAGGAGCAGAAGCTTTGATGCTAGGAGAAATGCTGACTTTGCCTCAAAATTTTGG aaatatatttctggGAGAAACGTTTTCCAGTTACATAAGTGTACATAATGACAGTAACCAAGTTGTCAAGGACATACTGGTGAAG GCTGATCTTCAGACAAGTTCTCAGCGTTTGAATCTTTCAGCTTCTAGTGCTGCAGTGGCAGAACTTAAACCTGACTGTTGTATTGATGATGTGATTCATCATGAAGTGAAGGAAATAGGAACACACAT ctTAGTTTGTGCAGTAAGTTACACTACGCAGACAGGGGAGAAGATGTACTTCAGAAAGTTCTTCAAATTTCAG gTTCTCAAACCACTAGATGTCAAAACCAAATTCTACAATGCAGAG AGTGACCTCAGTTCTgtg acaGATGAAGTGTTTCTGGAAGCTCAGATACAGAATATCACTACCTCTCCAATGTTTATGGAGAAGGTTTCTTTAGAGCCATCCATTATGTACAATGTTGCGGAACTGAACACAGTTGACACAGCAGGGGAAAG CGAGTCCACTTTTGGCTCAAGGACTTATTTACAACCTATGGATACACGTCAATACTTATACTGCCTAAAACCAAAGCAGGAATTTGCAGAGAAAGCTGGAGTAATAAAAGGTGTAACAGTGATTGGAAAACTAGACATCGTATGGAAAACGAATCTAGGTGAACGAGGAAGGCTGCAAACTAGCCAACTCCAAAGAATG GCACCTGGTTATGGTGATGTAAGGCTTTCTCTGGAGACAATACCAGACACCGTTAATCTGGAAGAACCTTTTGATATTACATGTAAAATAACAAATTGCAG TGAAAGGACTATGGATCTGGTTTTAGAAATGTGCAATACGAATTCCATCCACTGGTGTGGAGTTTCAGGAAGACAACTTGGAAAGCTGCACCCAAGTACATCTCTCCATCTTGCACTTACGTTATTGTCTTCAGTGCAGGGATTACAA AGTGTTTCTGGCTTAAGACTTACAGACACATTTTTGAAGAGAACATATGAGTATGATGATATTGCACAAGTCTGTGTAGTTTCTTCAAAAGTCAaacaagaaagctga